The Haloplanus salinarum genome includes a region encoding these proteins:
- a CDS encoding energy-coupling factor transporter transmembrane component T family protein, producing MTTLSNHVPDPRLITAFAERRDGPLHRVNPWTKVGVVGALVLAVTVFNRLALLAGLYGAVLVVYGLAGLPYRRLAGWYTLPMLFIVSVAGPLAFLEPGTPIGGALSTPLGELSVTWAGLVLFGELSCRSLTVVTFALTASMTTKYTDVAYMLGRLLPRPIDQIALLTYRFTFVMIETLEDLVKAALSRGANFSEFWSNKRLYARILGMTMLSAIEQSERLVKSMEARGYNGDITLYGDVSRPPVHELFVVIGSYVAVVGYAAVAVYGVRL from the coding sequence GTGACGACACTCTCGAACCACGTTCCCGATCCGCGGCTCATCACGGCGTTCGCCGAACGGCGAGACGGACCGTTACACCGCGTCAACCCATGGACGAAGGTCGGCGTCGTCGGTGCACTCGTCCTCGCCGTCACGGTGTTCAACCGCCTTGCGCTCTTGGCCGGACTGTACGGAGCCGTACTGGTGGTCTACGGACTCGCAGGACTGCCATACCGACGGTTGGCCGGCTGGTACACGCTCCCGATGCTGTTCATCGTCTCGGTCGCCGGGCCGCTGGCGTTCCTCGAACCGGGGACACCGATCGGTGGCGCGCTCTCGACACCGCTCGGTGAACTTTCTGTCACGTGGGCAGGGCTCGTGCTCTTCGGGGAGCTCAGCTGTCGATCACTCACGGTCGTCACGTTTGCGCTGACGGCGTCGATGACGACCAAATACACGGACGTCGCGTACATGCTCGGGCGACTACTCCCGCGGCCAATCGACCAGATCGCGTTGCTCACCTATCGGTTCACGTTCGTCATGATCGAGACGCTCGAGGACCTCGTGAAAGCCGCACTCTCCCGTGGTGCGAACTTCTCGGAGTTCTGGTCGAACAAACGGCTGTACGCGAGAATCCTCGGCATGACGATGTTGTCGGCGATCGAACAGTCAGAACGACTCGTCAAGTCGATGGAAGCCCGTGGCTACAACGGCGACATCACGCTGTACGGCGACGTCTCGCGACCGCCGGTCCACGAACTGTTCGTCGTGATCGGGTCGTACGTCGCTGTCGTCGGCTACGCAGCGGTCGCGGTCTACGGGGTGAGACTGTGA
- a CDS encoding energy-coupling factor ABC transporter ATP-binding protein yields MHDVDFSVYPDEVVALVGGNGAGKSTLLEHLNATLVPDDGELVVDGTPITEDNKAHARREVGFVFQDADTQLVAPTVLDDVMFGLQNYGVPGDEARERAREALATVDAGHLEDRIPHYLSGGEKRLVGLAGVLVLEPSVVVLDEPLAGLDPERSQLVADRIKQIHEDGISVVLSTHDLEFAAEVADRVCVMADGNVVGSGTPKAVFYDDALLSDANLHPPSAVRVARDAGLGTTAQPVTEADLVALLTEADTLGPTQTPSPDGRGHD; encoded by the coding sequence ATGCACGACGTCGACTTCTCGGTGTACCCCGACGAAGTCGTCGCCTTAGTCGGTGGCAACGGTGCCGGGAAGTCGACGCTCCTCGAACACCTGAACGCGACGCTCGTTCCCGACGACGGCGAACTCGTCGTCGACGGCACGCCGATCACCGAAGACAACAAGGCACACGCGCGGCGGGAAGTCGGGTTCGTCTTCCAGGACGCCGATACGCAACTCGTCGCGCCCACGGTCCTCGATGACGTGATGTTCGGCCTCCAGAACTACGGCGTCCCCGGTGACGAAGCGAGAGAACGCGCTCGTGAGGCGCTCGCGACTGTCGACGCGGGCCACCTCGAAGACCGGATTCCTCACTATCTGAGCGGTGGCGAGAAACGCCTCGTCGGCCTCGCCGGCGTGCTCGTCCTCGAACCGAGCGTGGTCGTGCTGGACGAACCGCTCGCAGGGCTCGACCCCGAGCGGTCCCAACTGGTCGCCGACCGGATCAAGCAGATTCACGAGGACGGTATCAGCGTCGTCCTGTCGACGCACGACCTCGAATTTGCCGCTGAAGTCGCAGACCGAGTCTGCGTGATGGCCGACGGCAACGTCGTCGGAAGCGGAACGCCCAAAGCGGTGTTCTACGACGACGCGCTGTTGTCGGACGCGAACCTTCACCCGCCGAGTGCGGTCCGTGTGGCTCGCGATGCAGGGCTGGGGACGACCGCACAGCCAGTGACGGAAGCGGATCTGGTGGCGCTCCTCACAGAAGCCGACACCCTGGGACCCACACAGACACCCTCTCCAGATGGGCGCGGACACGACTGA
- a CDS encoding CopG family ribbon-helix-helix protein, which translates to MTERLRDDLDTFAEEHGYTGRSEVIREACQSLLKEYQETDYEGRRVLATVTAVFGYDEPEIERRMMDIRHEFEASIRSNSHNCLEGNAGCVETFVIEAAHDDVLRFIGTVRGADESVSVEYTVLPVDAMNAQISEQ; encoded by the coding sequence ATGACGGAGCGACTCCGAGACGATCTCGATACGTTTGCGGAAGAACACGGTTACACCGGACGAAGTGAGGTCATCCGCGAAGCGTGCCAGTCACTACTCAAAGAGTACCAAGAGACAGACTACGAGGGTCGGCGGGTATTGGCGACAGTTACTGCTGTCTTCGGCTACGACGAACCGGAAATCGAACGCCGGATGATGGATATCCGCCACGAATTCGAAGCGTCGATCCGGTCGAATTCCCACAACTGCCTCGAAGGGAACGCCGGTTGTGTCGAGACGTTCGTCATCGAAGCCGCGCACGACGATGTCCTGCGTTTCATCGGAACCGTTAGAGGAGCAGACGAGTCAGTTTCAGTCGAATACACGGTCCTACCCGTCGATGCCATGAACGCACAGATCAGCGAGCAGTAG
- a CDS encoding ABC transporter ATP-binding protein, giving the protein MALSSDSSTGRDAREKITIQNVSRSYESTQALADVSFSVAEGEFCCVVGPSGCGKTTLLRAIAGLDDPDGGSILVGGDPVTDPGLDRGMVFQEYALFPWRTVRGNIRFGLDRPACDCPDCEGRVRELIDLVGLDGFEDAYPKELSGGMKQRVGIARALAPDPEILLMDEPFGSVDARTRDRLHAELLDIWTQTGQTVVFVTHDIDEAVTLADRVVVMDADPGTVQSTFSIDLERPRERTSRDFVNHVARIRNTLGSPVDTSQ; this is encoded by the coding sequence ATGGCGCTGAGTTCGGACTCGTCTACCGGTCGAGACGCACGTGAGAAGATCACCATCCAGAACGTCAGCCGGTCATACGAGTCGACGCAGGCGCTCGCAGACGTCTCGTTTTCGGTTGCGGAGGGGGAGTTCTGCTGTGTCGTCGGTCCCTCGGGGTGTGGGAAGACGACGCTGTTGCGAGCAATCGCCGGGCTTGACGATCCGGATGGTGGGTCGATACTGGTCGGTGGAGACCCGGTTACCGATCCTGGGCTGGACAGGGGAATGGTCTTTCAGGAGTACGCGCTGTTCCCGTGGCGAACCGTCCGCGGGAATATCCGGTTTGGCCTCGACCGGCCCGCCTGTGACTGTCCCGACTGCGAGGGACGAGTCCGGGAGTTGATCGACTTGGTGGGGCTCGACGGCTTCGAGGACGCGTACCCAAAAGAGCTGTCCGGCGGCATGAAACAGCGCGTCGGTATCGCCCGCGCGCTCGCCCCCGATCCGGAGATCCTCTTGATGGACGAACCGTTCGGTAGTGTCGACGCTCGGACGCGCGACCGCTTGCACGCCGAATTGCTCGATATCTGGACGCAGACCGGACAGACCGTCGTGTTCGTCACCCACGACATCGACGAGGCAGTGACCCTCGCTGATCGCGTGGTCGTCATGGATGCCGACCCGGGAACCGTGCAGTCGACGTTCTCTATCGACCTAGAACGCCCACGTGAACGGACCTCTCGTGACTTCGTGAACCACGTCGCGCGAATTAGGAATACGCTCGGAAGTCCTGTCGACACTAGCCAGTGA
- a CDS encoding type II toxin-antitoxin system PemK/MazF family toxin, with amino-acid sequence MTNGEPPIFDRGDVVYGDDPFKRDEDARPWLILSNHEGRPFHGEQYIALTLTSKSWMDGLIDIPEESWLRGGTPDESRIVPWGVQSIGHEDIDFWQGRLADDIVDNATTALVKELR; translated from the coding sequence GTGACCAACGGAGAACCACCAATTTTCGACCGTGGCGACGTCGTCTACGGCGATGACCCGTTCAAACGTGACGAGGACGCTCGGCCTTGGCTCATTCTTTCGAACCACGAAGGGCGTCCGTTCCACGGCGAGCAGTATATCGCGCTCACGCTGACGTCGAAATCATGGATGGATGGACTCATCGACATTCCCGAGGAGAGTTGGCTTCGTGGCGGTACGCCAGATGAGAGCCGGATCGTTCCATGGGGTGTGCAATCGATCGGCCACGAGGACATCGATTTCTGGCAGGGTCGTCTGGCGGATGATATCGTCGATAACGCGACCACTGCTCTCGTCAAAGAATTACGGTAG
- a CDS encoding FAD:protein FMN transferase, with product MMGSLASVYERFGDTYREFECCDTTFQIQATGVRAEGGATAARKTAESLEAQLNAFDAASAVSQLNREEEVRNEHVAQIVRRGIEYNDRTDGVFDIHQGRVEHTLKTFLRGDSETPPTEFDTGTVRTSGSHVTTDVELDLNGLAKGYIVDRTAETLTGLSRCGFVSGGGDMSPPTGPVAIESPYGDDTPLKVLDTDWYVATSGGYRRSRNGTDHVYDPTTESLGSRHESVTVVAHRDCMEADALATTLAALPLAKARELASEWEGLEALIIHDGVFHTTDGFETHVLDT from the coding sequence ATGATGGGATCGCTCGCATCGGTCTACGAACGGTTTGGGGACACCTACCGCGAGTTCGAGTGTTGTGACACGACGTTTCAGATTCAGGCGACGGGCGTTCGGGCCGAGGGTGGGGCAACTGCGGCCCGAAAAACGGCTGAATCACTCGAAGCCCAGCTGAACGCCTTCGATGCGGCGAGTGCCGTCAGCCAGCTCAACCGTGAAGAAGAAGTCAGGAACGAACACGTTGCCCAAATCGTTCGCCGTGGAATCGAATACAACGACCGGACTGACGGGGTGTTCGATATTCATCAGGGCCGCGTCGAACACACCCTCAAAACATTCCTGCGCGGTGACAGCGAAACACCACCAACGGAGTTTGATACCGGAACTGTCCGAACCAGCGGGTCGCACGTCACGACCGACGTCGAACTCGACCTGAATGGCCTCGCCAAGGGATACATCGTGGATCGAACCGCCGAGACGCTCACGGGACTCAGCCGATGCGGGTTCGTCAGTGGTGGGGGGGATATGTCTCCACCGACGGGCCCGGTCGCCATCGAGAGCCCGTACGGTGACGACACACCGCTGAAGGTCCTCGACACGGACTGGTATGTCGCAACATCCGGCGGATACCGACGGTCGCGAAACGGCACTGACCACGTCTACGATCCGACCACCGAATCGCTCGGCTCTCGCCATGAATCGGTCACCGTCGTGGCGCACCGAGACTGTATGGAAGCCGACGCCCTGGCGACGACCCTCGCGGCACTCCCACTTGCCAAGGCACGCGAATTAGCATCGGAATGGGAGGGTCTAGAGGCGCTCATCATCCACGATGGCGTCTTCCATACGACAGATGGCTTTGAGACACATGTCTTGGACACATAA
- a CDS encoding NADH-quinone oxidoreductase subunit C, translating to MQQQQSSTANRLVDEAVTALPDDVIVNRDSHQNAPALVIRADHVQKAPSTLRSEVGFDHCSCVTAQEYDDHFETVYHLTSYDDRARELSVIVPTTKDNPVSESAAPVYRTAEWHEREAYDLVGIEYEDHPNLRRILLPETWQGHPLQNDHDQAQPQIVTLREHANPVQDDTQQGDTMFLNIGPHHPSTHGVLHLEVVLDGEQVTDVEPDIRYIHGCEEQMCQKGTYRHQIMPYPDRWDWGGAGLLNEWAYARVIEDLADTEVPEYAQVIRTMSAELSRILSHLLFTAMYALDVSGEFNATSMYGFRDREIVQDLLEDLTGQRMMFNYSRVGGVVWDIPEPRGEFFDNVRSFIDDLPQRLDEYHDLLTSNEVLQVRCVDTGKLLPEVAKQYGCTGPVARGSGIDYDLRRDDSYGYYDRLEWDVVTEDGCDNFARVLVRLREIEESAAIVEQCVDLLEDWPNEERTVQANVPRTLKPSGECYKAVEGAKGELGIYIRADGTETPARFKIRGPSFSNLSALSAMAEGEYVPDLVATLGSLDTIIGEVDR from the coding sequence ATGCAACAGCAACAGTCCTCGACCGCCAACCGACTCGTGGACGAGGCGGTCACAGCCCTCCCCGACGATGTCATCGTCAACCGTGACTCACACCAGAACGCCCCCGCGCTCGTGATTCGAGCCGATCACGTCCAGAAGGCACCCTCGACGCTTCGCTCGGAAGTCGGGTTTGACCACTGCTCGTGTGTAACCGCCCAGGAGTACGACGACCATTTCGAGACGGTGTATCATCTTACCAGCTACGATGACCGGGCGCGTGAGTTATCGGTCATCGTTCCGACGACGAAGGACAACCCAGTCAGCGAGTCCGCTGCGCCGGTCTACCGGACAGCGGAGTGGCACGAACGGGAGGCCTACGACCTCGTGGGTATCGAATACGAAGACCATCCTAACCTCCGGCGCATTCTGCTCCCAGAGACGTGGCAGGGGCACCCGCTCCAGAACGACCACGATCAGGCCCAGCCGCAAATCGTGACGCTGCGCGAGCACGCCAACCCTGTTCAAGATGATACTCAGCAGGGAGACACGATGTTCCTCAACATCGGGCCCCACCATCCGTCCACCCACGGCGTGCTTCACCTTGAGGTGGTTCTCGACGGCGAACAGGTGACCGATGTCGAGCCGGATATCCGGTATATCCATGGGTGTGAGGAACAGATGTGCCAGAAGGGTACCTACCGCCACCAGATTATGCCGTACCCCGACCGATGGGATTGGGGTGGGGCGGGCCTGCTCAACGAGTGGGCCTACGCCCGCGTCATCGAGGACCTAGCCGATACCGAAGTCCCCGAGTACGCGCAGGTCATCCGGACGATGAGCGCCGAGCTGTCACGCATCCTCTCGCACTTGCTATTCACTGCGATGTATGCACTAGACGTCAGTGGCGAGTTCAACGCTACCTCTATGTACGGTTTCCGAGACCGGGAAATCGTTCAGGACCTCTTAGAAGACCTCACCGGCCAACGGATGATGTTCAACTACTCCCGGGTCGGCGGCGTCGTCTGGGACATCCCCGAACCCCGCGGGGAGTTCTTTGATAACGTGCGCTCTTTCATTGACGATCTTCCACAGAGGCTCGACGAGTATCACGACCTGCTGACGAGCAATGAAGTCCTCCAGGTCCGCTGTGTCGACACCGGTAAGTTACTGCCGGAGGTTGCAAAGCAGTACGGTTGCACGGGCCCAGTCGCTCGCGGCTCCGGCATCGACTACGATCTCAGACGAGACGACTCTTACGGCTACTACGACCGGCTAGAGTGGGACGTCGTCACCGAGGACGGTTGCGACAACTTCGCCCGCGTACTCGTCCGCCTGCGGGAGATCGAGGAGTCAGCAGCCATCGTGGAACAGTGCGTGGATCTTCTCGAAGACTGGCCGAACGAGGAGCGTACCGTACAAGCTAACGTTCCGCGAACGCTGAAGCCCTCTGGCGAGTGCTACAAAGCTGTGGAAGGGGCCAAGGGCGAACTCGGGATCTACATCCGTGCCGACGGCACCGAGACCCCTGCCCGGTTCAAGATCCGCGGGCCGTCATTTTCGAATCTGTCAGCGCTGTCGGCAATGGCGGAGGGTGAGTACGTTCCCGACCTTGTCGCG
- a CDS encoding helix-turn-helix domain-containing protein, whose amino-acid sequence MRYLTALVKPDGGAAFHPLGEELTDDPSIRRRAIHHLELLEDDTVLLFAEASGSKERYKQIMEDSSYVLSYLTAGEDRWMAVSQFEPTEAVHRSLKLQQESLLVIETPIHFTSENHLKVTYLGTDETFSKLYEYAEEMDQLTFEVLGMGDYESDKSSLNRMITPRQEEVLEAAVDLGYYREPRQASLEDISEIVGISPGTVGEHLRKAEERVFSELVH is encoded by the coding sequence ATGCGATACCTCACCGCGTTAGTCAAACCAGATGGAGGGGCAGCATTCCATCCACTCGGAGAGGAACTGACGGATGACCCGTCGATCAGGCGGCGGGCTATCCATCATCTTGAGCTTCTTGAAGATGATACTGTCCTCCTGTTTGCCGAGGCAAGCGGCAGTAAGGAACGGTACAAACAGATTATGGAGGATTCATCGTATGTCCTCAGTTATCTTACTGCGGGCGAAGATCGGTGGATGGCTGTGAGCCAATTCGAACCGACAGAAGCGGTTCACCGATCCCTTAAACTGCAACAGGAATCGCTGCTGGTGATCGAGACTCCGATTCATTTCACGTCTGAGAATCATCTTAAAGTCACCTACCTTGGAACTGACGAAACGTTCAGTAAATTATACGAATACGCCGAGGAGATGGATCAACTCACGTTCGAAGTCCTTGGGATGGGTGATTATGAGTCCGACAAATCATCGCTCAATAGGATGATTACACCGAGGCAGGAAGAAGTGCTTGAGGCAGCCGTTGATTTAGGATATTATCGTGAACCCCGCCAAGCGTCGCTCGAAGACATCAGCGAGATTGTTGGGATTTCTCCCGGAACAGTCGGTGAGCACCTTCGGAAAGCTGAAGAACGCGTGTTCAGCGAACTCGTTCACTAA
- a CDS encoding MarR family transcriptional regulator, with product MSIDRDTFKNASEDELADLSVPDQVLGFLAANEDRAFKAREIASQIGIDEGAVSTALSRLKDRDLVEHKATYWAITDNDERLEGYSGYERATALFNEQLGTEDKESWREHAPSESHPSVEDEQ from the coding sequence ATGTCCATCGACCGAGACACATTCAAGAACGCGAGCGAGGACGAGCTCGCGGATCTTTCGGTCCCTGACCAAGTCCTCGGATTTCTCGCCGCCAACGAGGATCGGGCGTTCAAGGCCCGCGAAATCGCCTCTCAGATTGGCATCGACGAGGGCGCGGTCAGCACTGCTCTCTCACGATTGAAGGATCGTGATCTCGTCGAACACAAGGCAACGTACTGGGCGATCACCGACAACGACGAGCGACTCGAGGGGTACAGCGGCTACGAACGGGCGACTGCTCTGTTCAACGAGCAACTCGGCACAGAAGACAAGGAATCTTGGCGCGAACACGCGCCCAGCGAGTCACACCCGAGCGTTGAGGATGAACAGTGA
- a CDS encoding ABC transporter substrate-binding protein, translating into MVQISRRRLLQKAGATAIAATGIAGCLGQGGASLDSVTVAYVPIYPNMQHFVMQEEGYYDELSVDVTVERFSNGPSLVKAFASGDIDVAIGGVTPAMVLVDRGANATVLTANGRNAFKVMATTDIADLYGQVGSDTFEQFEAESGRKMRFGAPPDGSVPDVVLRYWIERDLGVGDFDTVVTKSKINPARSVQTIQAGDIDATMIMEPFATIIGRDERFTELEWSGSIFPGHPMTGLFVNQRVLEATEVAQSLVDAHIRATQFVNANPNTAAAHAASVIGSGVSVELAEAAMQSRAADFISDPRQIVDQTETMSEYVAEVGNIDEAVESDELFAFEPYESVRE; encoded by the coding sequence ATGGTTCAAATCTCGCGCCGAAGACTACTCCAGAAGGCAGGCGCAACCGCGATTGCTGCGACAGGAATCGCCGGCTGTCTCGGTCAGGGAGGTGCATCACTCGATTCCGTCACGGTCGCGTACGTCCCGATTTACCCGAACATGCAACACTTCGTGATGCAGGAGGAGGGCTACTACGACGAGCTATCTGTCGATGTCACCGTTGAACGGTTCAGCAACGGTCCGAGCTTGGTGAAGGCGTTCGCCAGCGGCGATATCGATGTCGCTATTGGAGGAGTCACTCCTGCGATGGTTCTCGTCGATAGAGGAGCTAATGCAACCGTTCTCACGGCAAACGGGCGAAACGCGTTCAAAGTGATGGCGACTACCGATATCGCAGATCTATACGGGCAAGTGGGTTCGGATACATTCGAGCAATTCGAGGCAGAATCCGGGCGTAAGATGCGATTTGGGGCCCCCCCGGACGGGAGCGTCCCCGATGTGGTTCTTCGGTACTGGATCGAACGGGATCTCGGTGTGGGGGACTTCGACACAGTTGTAACGAAGTCGAAAATCAATCCGGCTCGCTCGGTACAGACTATCCAAGCAGGCGATATCGACGCGACGATGATTATGGAACCGTTTGCGACAATAATCGGACGCGACGAGAGATTCACCGAACTCGAATGGTCTGGAAGCATATTTCCGGGGCATCCGATGACCGGGTTGTTCGTGAACCAACGGGTACTCGAGGCGACAGAGGTTGCTCAATCGCTCGTTGACGCGCACATTCGAGCGACTCAGTTTGTGAACGCTAATCCGAACACGGCTGCCGCTCACGCAGCGTCGGTCATCGGGTCGGGGGTGAGCGTCGAACTCGCTGAGGCCGCGATGCAGTCTCGCGCGGCAGATTTCATTTCTGACCCGCGACAGATCGTTGACCAGACCGAGACGATGTCGGAATACGTCGCGGAGGTGGGTAACATCGACGAAGCGGTTGAATCAGACGAATTGTTCGCATTCGAGCCATACGAGTCCGTTCGAGAATGA
- a CDS encoding ABC transporter permease gives MTARTTTGIGDVERPRLGIDTRRYARGVGGLCIFLTVWWIGAATTQPSYLLPGPVESARAFLDLFTTSTALLVPLFGAEITLPTGIAHLTQTLLHYVPGLLFGAVSGAGFGLAMGWNGALDDWLRPLVRVLRPIPPLAWIVFAIVWFGIHHTGAAFIVFVGAFWINFYGAYGGVEGVSTELTDAASTLGVERDLSMLKLVALPSAAPQVLTGFRTSIGRCWMIVVGAELFGAPGVGYEIINASNNLAMATSVAYMFLISLAFLCMDVGFRLLERRVLAWR, from the coding sequence ATGACGGCACGCACGACTACCGGCATCGGCGACGTTGAGCGTCCACGACTCGGGATCGATACGCGAAGGTATGCTCGCGGCGTCGGCGGTCTCTGTATATTCCTCACGGTGTGGTGGATCGGTGCAGCGACCACACAACCGTCGTATCTGTTACCGGGGCCGGTCGAGTCGGCACGAGCATTTCTCGACCTGTTTACTACGTCGACAGCGCTCCTCGTTCCGCTATTCGGTGCCGAAATAACACTTCCGACCGGGATTGCACACCTCACACAGACGCTGTTACATTACGTTCCCGGCCTCCTGTTCGGTGCCGTCAGTGGAGCTGGATTCGGCCTTGCGATGGGCTGGAACGGTGCGCTCGACGACTGGCTGCGACCACTCGTCCGGGTACTGCGACCGATCCCACCGCTGGCGTGGATCGTCTTCGCCATCGTCTGGTTCGGCATCCACCACACTGGCGCGGCGTTCATCGTCTTCGTCGGCGCGTTCTGGATCAACTTCTACGGCGCCTACGGCGGCGTGGAGGGCGTTTCGACCGAACTGACCGATGCGGCGTCGACGCTCGGCGTGGAGCGCGACCTCTCGATGCTGAAACTCGTTGCACTCCCAAGTGCCGCTCCCCAGGTGTTGACCGGATTTCGGACGAGCATTGGTCGCTGCTGGATGATCGTCGTCGGCGCCGAACTGTTCGGCGCACCAGGCGTCGGCTACGAGATCATCAACGCCTCGAACAACCTCGCGATGGCAACCAGCGTCGCCTACATGTTCCTGATCAGCCTGGCGTTCCTCTGTATGGACGTCGGGTTCCGACTACTCGAACGGAGGGTCCTCGCATGGCGCTGA
- a CDS encoding energy-coupling factor ABC transporter permease — protein sequence MAHIHLGEGSFPLWALVLWTLLGVGLISAVVYRVRKGGIKTHQIALAGIGAAASFAIFQLNIPVWGGIHMNLTGLVGILAGPLLGALIALVVNIFSAALGHGAVGLIGANTLVNASEAIVAYYAFKTLMGMDWDVFPASASAATLGLSAGAFLMGAIIVISGVNGSALPRGDLTIAVAGLVGLNLGVAVIEGILTGFIVQFLASVRPDLVGLADRDTQEEPTGVTT from the coding sequence ATGGCACACATTCACCTCGGAGAAGGCTCGTTCCCGCTATGGGCACTGGTACTCTGGACGCTGCTTGGCGTCGGACTGATCAGTGCTGTAGTTTACCGAGTCCGGAAAGGTGGCATCAAGACCCACCAGATCGCACTCGCCGGCATCGGTGCGGCAGCGAGTTTCGCAATCTTCCAGCTGAATATCCCCGTCTGGGGTGGCATCCACATGAACCTCACCGGCCTCGTTGGGATTCTCGCCGGGCCGCTGCTCGGTGCGTTGATCGCGCTGGTCGTCAACATCTTCTCGGCGGCGCTCGGGCACGGTGCGGTCGGTCTGATCGGCGCGAATACGCTCGTCAACGCGAGCGAAGCTATCGTCGCCTACTACGCGTTCAAGACCCTGATGGGAATGGACTGGGACGTCTTCCCCGCCAGCGCCAGTGCCGCGACGCTCGGCCTTTCCGCAGGCGCGTTCCTGATGGGGGCGATCATCGTCATCAGCGGCGTGAACGGGAGCGCGCTGCCGCGCGGTGATCTGACGATTGCCGTCGCCGGTCTCGTCGGACTCAACCTCGGCGTCGCCGTCATCGAGGGTATCCTGACGGGCTTCATCGTTCAGTTCCTCGCCTCCGTCCGCCCCGACCTCGTCGGCCTTGCCGACCGTGACACCCAGGAGGAGCCGACTGGGGTGACCACCTGA
- a CDS encoding CopG family ribbon-helix-helix protein produces the protein MSVVSVSMPEELLNRIDQFADDHGYTGRSEVLREASRNLLGEFEDTKLEDRDLMGVVTVVFDYETTSVEEKMMHLRHEHEDIVASNFHSHVGGHHCMELFVLEGSLEEISTFVGKIRATKDTLTIDYSVLPVDDFGPLADMN, from the coding sequence ATGAGTGTGGTCAGCGTCTCGATGCCGGAGGAGTTGCTTAACCGAATCGACCAGTTCGCGGACGATCACGGCTATACTGGTCGCAGTGAAGTACTTCGTGAGGCGAGTCGGAACCTCCTCGGTGAGTTCGAGGATACGAAACTCGAAGATCGAGACTTGATGGGTGTCGTCACGGTGGTCTTCGATTACGAAACGACGAGCGTCGAGGAGAAGATGATGCACCTCCGCCACGAGCACGAGGACATCGTCGCTTCGAACTTCCATAGCCACGTCGGCGGCCATCATTGCATGGAACTGTTCGTACTCGAAGGGTCGCTCGAAGAGATTTCGACGTTCGTCGGGAAGATTCGAGCGACGAAGGACACGCTCACAATCGACTACTCAGTGCTACCCGTCGACGACTTCGGCCCGCTGGCCGATATGAACTGA
- a CDS encoding cobalamin transport operon protein — MQRWKQYGGLAGLFAAFLAAGYWGFTATGGALPWAKRSAQALQRGVQESGGALVDFGRGIVVAGPIRKGGMMLEFGAIVLVLVVLGIGLYVYVDRYGGFEDGERPAR; from the coding sequence ATGCAGCGCTGGAAGCAGTACGGTGGCCTTGCCGGCCTCTTCGCTGCCTTTCTCGCCGCTGGTTACTGGGGCTTCACCGCAACCGGCGGCGCACTGCCGTGGGCCAAACGCTCCGCACAGGCACTTCAGCGTGGTGTCCAAGAGAGTGGCGGCGCGCTCGTCGACTTCGGCCGCGGCATCGTGGTGGCCGGCCCCATTCGGAAGGGCGGAATGATGCTCGAATTCGGCGCGATCGTCCTCGTACTGGTTGTCCTCGGTATCGGATTGTACGTCTACGTCGACCGCTACGGTGGCTTCGAGGACGGAGAACGCCCGGCTCGGTAA
- a CDS encoding thrombospondin type 3 repeat-containing protein has product MSWTHKQRITVVAMVVLVVAVPALWQIGDVRAAQATEQKQSDLVDQTVSTRQAPADYDGDGINDSADKCPTRPETKNGFQDADGCPDVVETTGAS; this is encoded by the coding sequence ATGTCTTGGACACATAAGCAACGAATCACTGTCGTGGCGATGGTCGTCTTAGTGGTGGCTGTCCCTGCTCTTTGGCAGATCGGAGACGTGCGTGCCGCCCAAGCGACCGAACAAAAACAAAGCGACCTCGTCGATCAGACCGTTTCGACGCGACAGGCCCCTGCCGATTACGATGGTGATGGTATCAACGACTCGGCGGATAAGTGTCCGACACGACCGGAAACGAAAAACGGGTTCCAGGACGCGGACGGCTGTCCCGATGTCGTCGAAACGACGGGGGCATCGTGA